One Drosophila subobscura isolate 14011-0131.10 chromosome dot, UCBerk_Dsub_1.0, whole genome shotgun sequence DNA segment encodes these proteins:
- the LOC117902934 gene encoding uncharacterized protein LOC117902934 isoform X2 has translation MAMLQGIQTYFSTLSPLAESISRELSQAKSAYSPDAWTGLTLSQQENIVNNHFIKPEIYIKYFNKTKPEASQIYEIDSSKLGTQTKVNISKSGHQHWHKNDVIYTFNGKNLHSFIYQNVGLKVVHDENTGDYRDEHSFPFSYRTKSQIHIPEDFSDNTDIDPGSTDVCNQIIILNVEKEMMHAQPTTGLSVEEEIHNKSPRVSSVPEYDRLNHRRYEDGTCSFNTDEKLSLLSNFGSKNSIASDLSDEHESKDLFQEENAKLLTPAVHIPQGFDFLSNW, from the coding sequence ATGGCTATGCTTCAAGGAATCCAAACATATTTTTCGACACTTAGTCCTTTGGCCGAAAGTATTTCCCGCGAACTAAGTCAGGCGAAATCGGCTTACAGTCCAGATGCTTGGACTGGCTTAACTTTGTCACAACAGGAAAATATTGTCAACAATCATTTTATAAAACCTGAAATATATATTAAGTACTTCAATAAGACTAAACCGGAAGCTTCACAGATATATGAAATCGATAGTTCTAAACTGGGAACACAAACCAAAGTAAATATATCTAAGAGCGGCCACCAGCACTGGCATAAAAACGACGTTATATATACCTTTAACGGTAAAAACCTGCACTCCTTTATATATCAAAATGTGGGTCTGAAAGTTGTACACGATGAAAATACAGGAGATTACCGCGATGAGCATTCGTTCCCATTTAGCTACCGAACCAAATCCCAAATACATATTCCAGAGGATTTTAGTGATAATACTGACATAGATCCGGGTTCCACGGATGTttgcaatcaaatcatcatTTTGAATGTCGAAAAGGAAATGATGCACGCTCAGCCAacaaccggcctaagtgttgAAGAAGAAATTCATAACAAAAGTCCCAGGGTCTCGTCCGTCCCCGAATACGATCGACTAAATCACAGAAGATATGAAGACGGAACATGTAGCTTTAATACAGATGAAAAATTAAGTCTCCTATCAAATTTTGGGTCAAAAAATAGTATCGCGTCAGATTTATCTGATGAGCATGAATCCAAAGATCTCTTTCAAGAAGAAAATGCTAAGCTTCTAACCCCAGCAGTGCACATCCCTCAAGGCTTTGATTTCTTAAGCAATTGGTAG
- the LOC117902934 gene encoding uncharacterized protein LOC117902934 isoform X1 encodes MYACICVCTSKYSSNMAMLQGIQTYFSTLSPLAESISRELSQAKSAYSPDAWTGLTLSQQENIVNNHFIKPEIYIKYFNKTKPEASQIYEIDSSKLGTQTKVNISKSGHQHWHKNDVIYTFNGKNLHSFIYQNVGLKVVHDENTGDYRDEHSFPFSYRTKSQIHIPEDFSDNTDIDPGSTDVCNQIIILNVEKEMMHAQPTTGLSVEEEIHNKSPRVSSVPEYDRLNHRRYEDGTCSFNTDEKLSLLSNFGSKNSIASDLSDEHESKDLFQEENAKLLTPAVHIPQGFDFLSNW; translated from the coding sequence AGTTCAAATATGGCTATGCTTCAAGGAATCCAAACATATTTTTCGACACTTAGTCCTTTGGCCGAAAGTATTTCCCGCGAACTAAGTCAGGCGAAATCGGCTTACAGTCCAGATGCTTGGACTGGCTTAACTTTGTCACAACAGGAAAATATTGTCAACAATCATTTTATAAAACCTGAAATATATATTAAGTACTTCAATAAGACTAAACCGGAAGCTTCACAGATATATGAAATCGATAGTTCTAAACTGGGAACACAAACCAAAGTAAATATATCTAAGAGCGGCCACCAGCACTGGCATAAAAACGACGTTATATATACCTTTAACGGTAAAAACCTGCACTCCTTTATATATCAAAATGTGGGTCTGAAAGTTGTACACGATGAAAATACAGGAGATTACCGCGATGAGCATTCGTTCCCATTTAGCTACCGAACCAAATCCCAAATACATATTCCAGAGGATTTTAGTGATAATACTGACATAGATCCGGGTTCCACGGATGTttgcaatcaaatcatcatTTTGAATGTCGAAAAGGAAATGATGCACGCTCAGCCAacaaccggcctaagtgttgAAGAAGAAATTCATAACAAAAGTCCCAGGGTCTCGTCCGTCCCCGAATACGATCGACTAAATCACAGAAGATATGAAGACGGAACATGTAGCTTTAATACAGATGAAAAATTAAGTCTCCTATCAAATTTTGGGTCAAAAAATAGTATCGCGTCAGATTTATCTGATGAGCATGAATCCAAAGATCTCTTTCAAGAAGAAAATGCTAAGCTTCTAACCCCAGCAGTGCACATCCCTCAAGGCTTTGATTTCTTAAGCAATTGGTAG
- the LOC117902933 gene encoding uncharacterized protein LOC117902933, which produces MLIESKPNFPANYQNAPKRCSLYKCVTFTRGTKNGPLTCRHMRQRHLCRNKTTCSRWILYHYYFCHSANIVGARYNNRISTSSTNQIRSKLAIVHTFPTKFLKYSLYNLTQVWLVFIFLFPILTLQANGQAIIGPTSNSNSNVYDNPQGYNYTSMQLQTLNDGIQIRLTNQQLQSTGTQTKRNNIKRSINISSQKNSIQSSERGRREGGGVSSFNASSNKYSLIILSHPEAQSTHVNISVMEVEKNNSIPIKNIRKRYIRNAGQEADSHNYKKNYNNKSPNGNRIDESKLKLLVMNGLGLKKLPDMRKVNISQVEYSRKYVEYLDRLKTNHVRGVSYLSDEPVASSPLTDLHILSIVTKSFNDISQKRRRHKRSVKNLAVLRQTKKGRSNEKIHFDQRDKTNILLHFPLTNVNDANFHHDKIDEANVRLMLLYSSALATNTRKFQATATGQRKFNRNFGNDSSMKNKNKNCNAGDGDVIDFNVEQRNESKSRGRAHFRKLNLKVYQLLSSSRRRLLASRKIEFENMRYEETRTQWLEFDVTKAVRGWLNKSHENLGIEIQCDRCRSIGARILSDVNPFAPLTSASAKSSAPDSDRFHLMPVLNIIGHGDTQSHRAGDLEVGVQHLVLTNNKSDSYFHHRSDQDMGWRREKWNNSCYKVHQRCCRHQLDVVFKDIKGFEFILQPKMFDAGYCHGRCPPRHNPAHHHALLQSLIWQQDSSRAPRPCCAPSKLKVLEILHVDEEHTDKLKISTWSDMQVLECACS; this is translated from the exons ATGTTAATAGAGAGTAAACCAAATTTTCCGGCCAATTACCAAAACGCACCGAAGAGGTGTAGCCTGTATAAATGCGTTACATTTACAAGGGGTACAAAAAATGGCCCCTTGACCTGTCGCCACATGAGACAAAGACACCTGTGTCGTAACAAGACGACATGTTCCAGATGGATTCTTTACCACTATTATTTTTGTCATTCTGCAAATATAGTAGGTGCCAGATATAACAACCGTATATCAACGTCGAGTACAAATCAGATTCGATCCAAGCTCGCTATAGTTCATACATTTCCCACAAAATTTCTAAAGTATTCACTGTACAATTTAACACAGGTATGGCTAGTCTTTATATTCCTATTTCCAATCCTGACCCTGCAAGCAAATGGTCAAGCTATTATTGGCCCAACGTCAAATTCAAATTCTAACGTTTACGACAATCCCCA GGGCTATAACTACACAAGTATGCAATTACAAACTTTAAACGATGGAATTCAGATACGGCTAACCAATCAACAACTACAATCAACTGGAACTcaaaccaaaagaaataaCATTAAAAGAAGCATAAATATCTCTTCTCAAAAAAATAGTATACAAAGTAGTGAAAGAGGAAGAAGAGAAGGTGGAGGCGTATCGTCATTTAATGCaagttcaaataaatatagtcTGATTATTCTAAGCCACCCTGAGGCCCAGTCGACCCACGTGAACATTTCAGTAATGGAAGTTGAGAAGAATAACAGTATTCCAATTAAGAATATCCGTAAAAGATACATAAGAAATGCCGGACAGGAAGCTGATAGTcacaattataaaaaaaattataacaaCAAGTCACCAAACGGGAACCGGATTGATGAATCAAAACTTAAGCTACTGGTAATGAATGGTCTTGGATTAAAAAAGCTTCCAGATATGAGAAAG GTGAACATAAGTCAAGTAGAATACTCAAGAAAATACGTTGAATACTTAGACCGCCTTAAAACCAACCATGTAAGAGGGGTCAGCTATTTAAGTGACGAACCTGTAGCGTCGTCCCCCCTTACGGATTTACACATATTAAGCATTGTAACTAAAAGTTTTAACGACATAAGTCAGAAACGACGGCGTCATAAACGATCTGTCAAGAACCTGGCCGTATTAAGACAAACAAAGAAAGGAAGATCGAATGAAAAAATCCATTTTGACCAAAGGGATAAGACCAATATTCTATTGCACTTTCCACTGACAAACGTAAATGATGCCAACTTTCACCATGATAAAATTGACGAGGCTAATGTAAGGCTAATGCTACTCTATAGTTCAGCCCTTGCGACAAATACTCGAAAATTtcaggcaacagcaactggccaaagaaaattcaatCGCAATTTCGGTAATGATAGCTCGAtgaagaacaagaacaaaaattgtaaTGCCGGCGATGGCGATGTCATTGACTTTAACGTAGAGCAGCGTAACGAATCCAAGAGCCGAGGGCGCGCCCATTTTCGCAAATTGAATCTCAAAGTATATCAACTTCTTTCATCAAGTAGACGAAGGTTACTTGCCTCCCGTAAAATTGAGTTTGAAAACATGCGCTACGAAGAAACCCGCACCCAGTGGCTGGAATTTGATGTGACGAAAGCAGTTCGTGGCTGGTTAAACAAGAGTCATGAAAATTTGGGTATAGAGATTCAATGCGATAGATGTAGGAGTATAGGAGCCCGCATATTAAGCGATGTCAACCCGTTCGCACCATTAACATCTGCATCTGCCAAGTCATCAGCTCCGGATAGTGACAGGTTTCATCTTATGCCAGTCCTAAATATCATCGGTCATGGGGACACGCAAAGCCATCGTGCAGGTGACCTCGAAGTCGGAGTGCAACATTTAGTGCTGACTAATAATAAAAGCGACAGCTATTTCCATCATCGTTCGGACCAAGACATGGGTTGGCGTAGGGAAAAGTGGAATAATAGTTGCTACAAAGTGCACCAACGATGCTGTAGACATCAGTTAGATGTGGTCTTCAAGGACATAAAGGGCTTTGAGTTCATATTacaaccaaaaatgtttgatgCTGGCTATTGCCATGGCCGCTGTCCACCGCGCCACAATCCTGCCCATCACCATGCACTCTTACAAAGTCTTATATGGCAACAAGATAGCAGTCGAGCTCCTCGTCCCTGCTGTGCCCCCTCAAAGCTCAAAGTCCTAGAAATATTGCATGTGGACGAAGAGCACACCGATAAGCTAAAGATTTCAACATGGAGTGACATGCAAGTTCTGGAGTGTGCCTGTTCATAG
- the LOC117902948 gene encoding sodium- and chloride-dependent GABA transporter 1 isoform X2: MYTNCESDGGGGGDRRNHESIEMCKDLAVSSESNTPASATTSNQQQLVKLDQLPERGSWSSKLDFILSVVGLAIGLGNVWRFPYLCYKNGGGAFILPYFLALFLAGIPMFFMELALGQMLTIGGLGVFKIAPIFKGIGYAAAVMSCWMNVYYIVILAWAVFYFFMSMRADVPWRTCNNWWNTVNCVNQYERNNLHCWDKIINGTAKKICSVAATNISSTELTDPVKEFWERRALQISHGIEEIGNIRWELAGTLLLVWILCYFCIWKGVKWTGKVVYFTALFPYVLLTVLLVRGITLPGALEGIKFYIIPNFSKLSQSEVWIDAVTQIFFSYGLGLGTLVALGSYNKFTNNVYKDALIVCTVNSSTSMFAGFVIFSVIGFMAHEQQRPVAEVAASGPGLAFLVYPSAVLQLPGSPMWSCLFFFMLLLIGLDSQFCTMEGFITAIIDEWPQLLRKRKEIFIAIVCALSYLVGLTCITQGGMYIFQILDSYAVSGFCLLWLIFFECVSISWCYGVDRFYDGIKDMIGYYPTVWWKFCWCFTTPAICLGVFFFNIVQWTPIKYLDYNYPWWAHAFGWFTALSSMLYIPVYMFWLWKRTPGDLCEKIRAIVRIDEDIPRLREKMQREAIAKEIEFNSL; the protein is encoded by the exons ATGTATACCAATTGCGAAAGCGATGGTGGTGGGGGAGGAGATCGACGAAATCACGAGTCTATCGAGATGTGTAAAGATCTCGCCGTATCTTCAGAGTCAAACACCCCAGCAAGTGCAACTACAtccaatcagcag CAGCTAGTTAAGCTGGATCAACTGCCGGAGCGAGGATCATGGTCTTCGAAGCTTGACTTCATTCTCTCAGTGGTTGGACTAGCCATCGGCTTGGGAAACGTTTGGCGATTTCCTTATTTGTGTTATAAAAATGGAGGCGGTGCTTTCATATTGCCCTACTTCTTGGCGTTGTTTCTAGCTGGTATCCCAATGTTCTTTATGGAGCTGGCTCTTGGACAAATGTTGACAATTGGTGGACTGGGCGTGTTTAAAATCGCCCCTATATTCAAAG GCATTGGATATGCTGCCGCCGTAATGTCTTGCTGGATGAATGTATACTACATTGTTATTCTGGCTTGGGCGGTATTTTACTTTTTCATGTCAATGAGAGCGG ACGTGCCTTGGAGGACATGCAACAATTGGTGGAATACCGTTAATTGTGTCAATCAATATGAGAGAAACAATCTACACTGTTGGGATAAAATCATCAATGGCACCGCAAAGAAAATTTGCTCCGTGGCAGCGACAAATATCTCTTCGACGGAACTCACAGACCCAGTCAAAGAGTTTTGGGA GCGTCGTGCACTTCAAATATCGCATGGCATTGAAGAGATTGGCAATATTCGTTGGGAATTGGCAGGAACCTTATTGCTTGTGTGGATTCTCTgctatttttgcatttggaaGGGAGTCAAGTGGACGGGAAAAGTGGTCTACTTTACAGCGCTTTTCCCATATGTCTTGCTCACGGTTCTGTTAGTTCGTGGAATAACTTTACCAGGGGCTCTGGAAGGCATTAAATTCTATATTATTCCAAACTTTTCGAAACTGTCTCAATCAGAG GTTTGGATTGATGCTGTAACGCAGATCTTTTTTTCCTACGGTCTTGGCCTTGGTACACTTGTGGCCTTAGGCAGTTATAATAAATTTACAAACAATGTATACAA GGATGCGCTTATTGTCTGCACAGTTAATTCCAGCACAAGTATGTTCGCTGGCTTCGTAATATTCTCCGTAATTGGATTTATGGCGCATGAACAGCAGCGACCTGTCGCGGAGGTGGCAGCATCAG GTCCTGGATTAGCTTTCCTAGTATACCCGTCGGCAGTATTGCAGCTGCCGGGCTCGCCAATGTGGTCTTGCCTCTTTTTCTTCATGTTGTTGCTTATCGGGTTGGATTCTCAGTTCTGTACAATGGAGGGATTCATTACAGCAATTATAGACGAGTGGCCCCAgctgctgcgaaaacgaaaagaaatttttattgccattgtATGCGCACTGAGCTATTTAGTAGGCTTAACCTGTATAACACAA GGCGGAATGTATATTTTCCAAATATTAGATTCGTATGCAGTTAGCGGCTTTTGCTTGCTGTGGCTTATATTCTTTGAGTGCGTCTCAATATCCTGGTGCTATGGAGTCGATCGATTTTATGATGGAATTAAGGATATGATTGGATATTACCCCACAGTTTGGTGGAAGTTCTGCTGGTGTTTCACAACTCCGGCTATATGTCTG GGCGTCTTTTTCTTTAATATAGTCCAATGGACTCCTATAAAGTACCTGGACTACAACTATCCCTGGTGGGCTCATGCATTTGGTTGGTTCACTGCGTTGTCGTCTATGCTGTATATCCCAGTATACATGTTCTGGTTGTGGAAACGAACACCTGGAGACTTGTGCGAG AAAATTCGAGCGATTGTGCGAATAGACGAGGATATACCACGGTTACGCGAGAAAATGCAGAGAGAGGCTATTGCTAAGGAGATTGAATTTAATTCATTATAG
- the LOC117902948 gene encoding sodium- and chloride-dependent GABA transporter 1 isoform X1 has product MYTNCESDGGGGGDRRNHESIEMCKDLAVSSESNTPASATTSNQQQQLVKLDQLPERGSWSSKLDFILSVVGLAIGLGNVWRFPYLCYKNGGGAFILPYFLALFLAGIPMFFMELALGQMLTIGGLGVFKIAPIFKGIGYAAAVMSCWMNVYYIVILAWAVFYFFMSMRADVPWRTCNNWWNTVNCVNQYERNNLHCWDKIINGTAKKICSVAATNISSTELTDPVKEFWERRALQISHGIEEIGNIRWELAGTLLLVWILCYFCIWKGVKWTGKVVYFTALFPYVLLTVLLVRGITLPGALEGIKFYIIPNFSKLSQSEVWIDAVTQIFFSYGLGLGTLVALGSYNKFTNNVYKDALIVCTVNSSTSMFAGFVIFSVIGFMAHEQQRPVAEVAASGPGLAFLVYPSAVLQLPGSPMWSCLFFFMLLLIGLDSQFCTMEGFITAIIDEWPQLLRKRKEIFIAIVCALSYLVGLTCITQGGMYIFQILDSYAVSGFCLLWLIFFECVSISWCYGVDRFYDGIKDMIGYYPTVWWKFCWCFTTPAICLGVFFFNIVQWTPIKYLDYNYPWWAHAFGWFTALSSMLYIPVYMFWLWKRTPGDLCEKIRAIVRIDEDIPRLREKMQREAIAKEIEFNSL; this is encoded by the exons ATGTATACCAATTGCGAAAGCGATGGTGGTGGGGGAGGAGATCGACGAAATCACGAGTCTATCGAGATGTGTAAAGATCTCGCCGTATCTTCAGAGTCAAACACCCCAGCAAGTGCAACTACAtccaatcagcagcagcag CTAGTTAAGCTGGATCAACTGCCGGAGCGAGGATCATGGTCTTCGAAGCTTGACTTCATTCTCTCAGTGGTTGGACTAGCCATCGGCTTGGGAAACGTTTGGCGATTTCCTTATTTGTGTTATAAAAATGGAGGCGGTGCTTTCATATTGCCCTACTTCTTGGCGTTGTTTCTAGCTGGTATCCCAATGTTCTTTATGGAGCTGGCTCTTGGACAAATGTTGACAATTGGTGGACTGGGCGTGTTTAAAATCGCCCCTATATTCAAAG GCATTGGATATGCTGCCGCCGTAATGTCTTGCTGGATGAATGTATACTACATTGTTATTCTGGCTTGGGCGGTATTTTACTTTTTCATGTCAATGAGAGCGG ACGTGCCTTGGAGGACATGCAACAATTGGTGGAATACCGTTAATTGTGTCAATCAATATGAGAGAAACAATCTACACTGTTGGGATAAAATCATCAATGGCACCGCAAAGAAAATTTGCTCCGTGGCAGCGACAAATATCTCTTCGACGGAACTCACAGACCCAGTCAAAGAGTTTTGGGA GCGTCGTGCACTTCAAATATCGCATGGCATTGAAGAGATTGGCAATATTCGTTGGGAATTGGCAGGAACCTTATTGCTTGTGTGGATTCTCTgctatttttgcatttggaaGGGAGTCAAGTGGACGGGAAAAGTGGTCTACTTTACAGCGCTTTTCCCATATGTCTTGCTCACGGTTCTGTTAGTTCGTGGAATAACTTTACCAGGGGCTCTGGAAGGCATTAAATTCTATATTATTCCAAACTTTTCGAAACTGTCTCAATCAGAG GTTTGGATTGATGCTGTAACGCAGATCTTTTTTTCCTACGGTCTTGGCCTTGGTACACTTGTGGCCTTAGGCAGTTATAATAAATTTACAAACAATGTATACAA GGATGCGCTTATTGTCTGCACAGTTAATTCCAGCACAAGTATGTTCGCTGGCTTCGTAATATTCTCCGTAATTGGATTTATGGCGCATGAACAGCAGCGACCTGTCGCGGAGGTGGCAGCATCAG GTCCTGGATTAGCTTTCCTAGTATACCCGTCGGCAGTATTGCAGCTGCCGGGCTCGCCAATGTGGTCTTGCCTCTTTTTCTTCATGTTGTTGCTTATCGGGTTGGATTCTCAGTTCTGTACAATGGAGGGATTCATTACAGCAATTATAGACGAGTGGCCCCAgctgctgcgaaaacgaaaagaaatttttattgccattgtATGCGCACTGAGCTATTTAGTAGGCTTAACCTGTATAACACAA GGCGGAATGTATATTTTCCAAATATTAGATTCGTATGCAGTTAGCGGCTTTTGCTTGCTGTGGCTTATATTCTTTGAGTGCGTCTCAATATCCTGGTGCTATGGAGTCGATCGATTTTATGATGGAATTAAGGATATGATTGGATATTACCCCACAGTTTGGTGGAAGTTCTGCTGGTGTTTCACAACTCCGGCTATATGTCTG GGCGTCTTTTTCTTTAATATAGTCCAATGGACTCCTATAAAGTACCTGGACTACAACTATCCCTGGTGGGCTCATGCATTTGGTTGGTTCACTGCGTTGTCGTCTATGCTGTATATCCCAGTATACATGTTCTGGTTGTGGAAACGAACACCTGGAGACTTGTGCGAG AAAATTCGAGCGATTGTGCGAATAGACGAGGATATACCACGGTTACGCGAGAAAATGCAGAGAGAGGCTATTGCTAAGGAGATTGAATTTAATTCATTATAG